From the genome of Fusobacterium varium, one region includes:
- the rbr gene encoding Rubrerythrin → MELKGSKTEKNLMTAFAGESEARNKYTYYASKAKKDGFEQVSKLFEATANNEKEHAKLWFKLLKGGDIPSTIDNLLDAAEGENYEWTDMYAEFAKVAKEEGFTEIARLFEGVAKVEKEHEERYRKLLANIKEEMVFEREEEVAWECMNCGHIHHGKKAPGVCPVCAHPQAYFMIQPKNF, encoded by the coding sequence ATGGAATTAAAAGGATCTAAGACAGAAAAAAATCTAATGACTGCATTTGCTGGGGAATCAGAAGCAAGAAATAAATATACATATTATGCATCAAAAGCGAAAAAAGATGGATTTGAGCAAGTATCTAAGCTATTTGAAGCAACTGCTAATAACGAAAAAGAACATGCAAAACTTTGGTTTAAACTTTTAAAAGGTGGAGATATTCCTTCAACTATAGACAATCTTTTAGATGCTGCTGAAGGAGAGAATTATGAATGGACAGATATGTATGCTGAATTTGCAAAAGTTGCAAAAGAGGAAGGATTTACTGAAATTGCAAGATTATTTGAAGGTGTGGCAAAAGTAGAAAAAGAACATGAAGAAAGATATAGAAAATTATTAGCTAATATCAAAGAAGAAATGGTATTTGAAAGAGAAGAAGAAGTAGCATGGGAATGTATGAATTGTGGACATATCCATCATGGAAAAAAAGCTCCAGGAGTATGTCCAGTATGTGCTCACCCACAAGCTTATTTCATGATTCAACCTAAAAATTTCTAA
- the dnaI_1 gene encoding Primosomal protein DnaI, with translation MKKCEFCGEDYVKNENKYFAALPKGIKKELEYIPRCDCLEKNRAKELEKLEKKRVQECMKNKLKKCLDISVMDKKFINSRFENADMSSSHMQLAKRYAENFLKKDKKEGLLFYGGVGTGKTFASACIANYLMEQGETVIVINLGLYLNKLTIEWGEGEKIILEQTEKCDLMIIDDFGAEKELDKNQTGWRAEKIYNLIDGRYRSEKPLIVSTNLNFSEDRNRCEITEKFSTQGQNRIRDRIIDMCFPVRIAGKSRRGMTQERFSEFME, from the coding sequence ATGAAGAAATGTGAATTTTGTGGGGAAGATTATGTGAAAAATGAGAATAAATATTTTGCTGCGCTTCCAAAGGGGATTAAAAAAGAGCTGGAATATATACCGAGATGCGATTGCCTAGAGAAAAATAGGGCAAAGGAATTGGAGAAACTGGAAAAGAAGAGAGTACAGGAGTGTATGAAAAACAAGCTGAAGAAGTGCCTGGATATTTCTGTAATGGATAAAAAGTTTATAAACAGCAGGTTTGAGAATGCAGATATGAGCAGCAGTCATATGCAGCTGGCTAAAAGATATGCAGAGAATTTTCTGAAGAAGGATAAAAAAGAGGGGTTGCTTTTTTATGGGGGAGTGGGAACAGGGAAGACATTTGCAAGTGCCTGTATAGCGAACTATCTTATGGAGCAAGGGGAAACAGTGATAGTAATCAATCTGGGGCTGTATTTGAACAAACTCACCATAGAATGGGGCGAGGGAGAAAAAATTATTCTGGAACAGACAGAAAAATGTGATTTGATGATTATAGACGATTTCGGAGCTGAAAAAGAACTGGATAAGAATCAGACAGGGTGGAGAGCAGAAAAAATATATAATCTCATAGATGGGAGATACAGGAGTGAGAAGCCTTTGATAGTATCAACGAATCTGAACTTCAGTGAAGATAGAAACAGATGTGAGATAACTGAAAAGTTTTCAACACAGGGGCAGAACAGGATAAGGGACAGAATAATTGATATGTGCTTTCCTGTACGAATAGCAGGAAAGAGCAGAAGGGGAATGACACAGGAAAGATTTAGCGAATTTATGGAATAA
- a CDS encoding putative acyltransferase gives MKFFIKSFDELTTKELYEIGKVRQEVFVVEQNCPYLDFDEKDFKSLHIYLKDTDNNKIMCYARVLAPGLSYDTASIGRVMVLNAYRKNGYARKLVLQCIDCVKNILKEKEITIGAQFYLKDFYSSLGFNAVSDVYDEDGIPHIDMYMKLA, from the coding sequence ATGAAATTTTTTATAAAGTCATTTGATGAATTAACTACAAAAGAACTCTATGAAATTGGAAAAGTAAGACAAGAAGTTTTTGTGGTAGAACAAAATTGTCCTTATTTAGATTTCGATGAAAAAGATTTTAAATCTCTTCACATTTATTTAAAAGATACAGATAATAATAAAATTATGTGTTATGCTAGAGTTTTAGCTCCAGGATTATCTTATGATACTGCATCTATTGGAAGAGTTATGGTATTAAATGCTTATAGAAAAAATGGCTATGCTCGAAAGTTGGTTTTACAGTGTATTGACTGCGTAAAAAATATATTAAAGGAAAAGGAAATTACTATTGGTGCCCAATTCTATTTAAAGGATTTTTACTCTTCATTAGGTTTTAATGCTGTATCTGATGTATATGATGAAGATGGTATTCCTCACATTGATATGTATATGAAACTTGCATAA
- the ihfA_1 gene encoding Integration host factor subunit alpha, with amino-acid sequence MTEKEFMKMYLDSFKLDGRLKNIGEAKKRVKVFFDTLKQVIDENEKVIFKDWGKFEIEHREQRIYGNPKTKERIVIPAKRVLKFTVGKKFADRVKNS; translated from the coding sequence ATGACAGAAAAAGAATTTATGAAAATGTATCTAGACTCTTTCAAACTAGATGGAAGACTAAAAAATATAGGCGAAGCTAAAAAAAGAGTAAAAGTTTTTTTTGATACTTTAAAACAAGTTATTGATGAAAATGAAAAAGTTATCTTTAAAGATTGGGGTAAATTTGAAATAGAGCATAGAGAGCAAAGAATTTATGGAAATCCTAAAACTAAAGAAAGAATAGTTATCCCTGCTAAAAGAGTTTTAAAGTTTACAGTTGGAAAAAAATTTGCTGACAGAGTTAAAAATAGTTAA
- a CDS encoding Uncharacterized conserved protein produces MSIEKIIFQIIAAIFTTFGFGLMFNIKHKNLFHTSIAGGLSWAVYLLGQHLNYSEGLTFFIATFALALYSEAVSRIIYTPVTTILIAALIPLAPGGGIYYTMYNLIDKNYPMAVQKGIQTFIIAGAMAVGIFSASTVFRLYDEIKSRVNKNI; encoded by the coding sequence ATGTCAATAGAAAAAATAATATTTCAGATTATAGCTGCTATATTCACTACCTTTGGATTTGGGTTAATGTTTAATATAAAACATAAAAATCTCTTCCATACCAGCATAGCTGGTGGATTGAGTTGGGCAGTATATCTTTTAGGGCAGCATTTAAATTATTCTGAAGGCTTGACATTCTTTATAGCAACATTTGCTCTTGCACTATATTCAGAAGCAGTTTCTAGGATAATATATACACCTGTAACAACAATATTGATAGCTGCCTTGATACCTTTAGCACCAGGAGGAGGAATTTATTATACAATGTATAATTTAATTGATAAAAATTATCCTATGGCAGTTCAAAAAGGCATTCAAACTTTTATTATAGCTGGAGCCATGGCTGTAGGTATTTTTTCAGCATCAACTGTATTTAGACTTTATGATGAAATAAAATCTAGAGTTAATAAAAATATTTAA